Proteins found in one uncultured Desulfuromonas sp. genomic segment:
- a CDS encoding phosphoribosylformylglycinamidine synthase subunit PurQ — protein sequence MAQQVRAIVISGNGTNCEREVANACRLAGADVADIVHISRLLAGEVDLNDYHFLNFAGGFLDGDDLGSAKAGANRLNSAVIAGSDQTLADSIRAFVAAGKLVMGVCNGFQLMVKMGLLPSLDGGQSQTTTLTFNDGGRFEDRWTYLKVDPDSPCVFTKGLKGIYLPVRHGEGKFVTESPAILDELESRHLTVLKYCDADYQAPTMDYPFNPNGSTAAIAGICDPSGRLFGLMPHPEAYVHRTHHPRWTREELPEEGMGLWLYQNAVTFIRENLL from the coding sequence ATGGCACAACAGGTTCGGGCAATTGTCATTTCCGGAAACGGAACCAACTGTGAGCGCGAAGTCGCTAACGCCTGCCGTCTGGCCGGTGCAGACGTCGCTGATATTGTTCACATCTCCCGTCTGCTGGCTGGAGAGGTCGATCTCAACGACTACCATTTCCTCAACTTTGCCGGTGGCTTTCTCGATGGTGATGACCTCGGCAGCGCCAAAGCCGGTGCCAATCGTCTCAACAGTGCCGTGATCGCTGGTAGCGACCAGACTCTAGCCGATTCGATTCGCGCTTTTGTCGCCGCTGGCAAGCTGGTGATGGGCGTGTGTAATGGTTTTCAACTGATGGTTAAAATGGGATTGTTGCCGTCTCTGGATGGCGGCCAATCTCAGACCACCACCTTGACCTTTAACGACGGTGGCCGTTTTGAGGATCGCTGGACCTATCTTAAGGTTGATCCTGACTCCCCCTGTGTGTTTACCAAAGGGCTGAAAGGCATTTATCTGCCGGTGCGGCACGGTGAGGGCAAGTTTGTCACCGAATCTCCGGCCATTCTTGATGAACTTGAGTCGCGTCATCTGACGGTGCTTAAATATTGCGATGCCGACTATCAGGCGCCAACCATGGACTATCCATTCAACCCCAATGGATCGACGGCGGCGATTGCCGGGATTTGTGACCCCAGCGGGCGTCTGTTCGGCCTGATGCCGCATCCGGAAGCCTATGTTCATCGTACCCACCATCCTCGTTGGACGCGCGAAGAATTGCCGGAAGAGGGGATGGGGCTGTGGCTGTATCAGAATGCGGTCACTTTTATCCGTGAAAATCTCCTCTGA